In Vibrio kanaloae, the genomic stretch ATTGTACAACCTTTATTCTTTGCCAATTCGATGGCATGTGCGAACATTTGCTCACCGAAACCTTGTCCACGATAGTCACTATGGATTCGAACACCTTCGATAAGACAACGCCAACTACCAATATGCGTTAGGTAAGGAATAAAAGTAATTTGAAGCATCCCAACTAGAGAGTTTTCCAGCTCAACAACAAGTAATTCGTTATTTGGATCTCTTACAATTGCTTCGAACGCTTCAAGATACCCACTATTCAACGGA encodes the following:
- a CDS encoding GNAT family N-acetyltransferase, whose amino-acid sequence is MELKYRSADFEDLESLVALLSNDPLGSKREDASVPLNSGYLEAFEAIVRDPNNELLVVELENSLVGMLQITFIPYLTHIGSWRCLIEGVRIHSDYRGQGFGEQMFAHAIELAKNKGCTIVQLTSDKQRPDAIRFYEKLGFKATHEGFKLAL